AAATGACCAGCAGCCACATGGCTCTGCGTTTCGTCTTccgacgaagtcttcctatCCCCAAAACTGTGGTTGCCCAACGCGTCCATGGTTTTAGAACTTTCAAGCATCAATGATGAATCACATGTAATTTCTTGAACGTATTCAAAGGAGCCTTGAAAGCTTTGTTGTTGTTCATCTTGCGGGGGCACCTTGGTTTCAAGATAGTGTCTAGCTAACTGAGTATGTGCATCATCCTTACATAAAAAAGCAATGCTCTTCTCTTTAAAGTTTTCATCAGATATTGCAAGCATATCCAAAGTGTTGGTGTCTTTAGGAACCAATGCAGTGTCACTTGGACATTCTTGATGGAAGGATGCTGTTGCTtgcctcttcttccttcctatTGCCTCAACATCCTCACTGTAAAAATCCTGATCCCCTCCTTCAACATATGAATCGTTAGCACACTGCTTAAAATTCATGGAAGAGGTTCTCAGATCTTCTTTAACATTAACCTCACTGCTGTCATGTTCTCCAGCAAACACTGCAGGCATGTTTAGTTCATTGTCACATGAGTCAATCGACTTTGAGCAAGGTTTCGGAACAAATGACTTTTTGCAACTGTCGTATCTGACAGGTTGTTTGTTAGATACATCCCATTTATTTCCATCCTCACAAACAAATGGCTCTAGGCACGTCTGAATTTCACTCCGCTTCCCCCCAGGACACTTGGTGGATCTTCTCCCGACAAATGAGTGATTAGATGCTGCAACTCTGTTCAGCCTATTACCTGAAGACATATCCAGCATTCTATCATTCTGACATGGAAATGGCTTGCCACGCTGTGCTTTCTTCTGTTTTTTCCTCTGAAAAAGGGGATTGAAAGACTGAGCACTCCTTGGTGGAAATGCTTCGGTCTTGGACCTTTTTCCTCTGATACAACTTTTATGTGTTTTCACTAACCGAGAAAACACACTTGTTCGCCCTTCACTGTCAGAGTGGAGCTTTGAATTTAAAACAGGAGGATAGCATCTATCTTCCTTCCTAACACAAACTTGGTGGAAAGTTGTATGGTCTTCAGAGTCACTGCTACCTTTAGATTCAGAAGAGTGGCTCTCATCTTTTAGTAACCCAAATAGATCATCAACACCTTCTAAATTATCTTCCTCCTGCGGAAGTGGTATATAGTCATCAGTAGATTGGTCATGCATCGCTTCTTGGTTGCTAGGTATCTTGACAGTGGTCGTATCTGCTCTTGTGTGCAGTGGAGATTGTAAGCTCTTGGACTTGTCCACATCAGATATGTCTGATTGTAGTCCACTGTGCACTAATGACACAGAATCAATCAATTTGTCACCCAGAGTGGAGGAGGAACATGTTTGACAGGGGCTTCTGAATGAACCACATGAACTGCTGTTTGGACTGGACTGCGCATCAGTTACTTTAACCAGAGAAGTTTCAAGCTTCCTTGGGAGATCATCTTTTAATCTTGGATTCTGACAAAGCTGCAACCTGTTCCGTGAAGAAAACAAGTGAAGAAGCTTTGCAACCTGTATAACAGTAGAACCCTGAAGTCAGTAGCTAAGCATATTGACATAACATGAGAAGACTGTGGAGCAGACCTGTTGATGTGACAAACTATAACTAAACTTGTTTCTTATGGAATAGTTCTGGACAACATCTCGAAATTCACCTTCCATCAAAGGCTTGCAAAACCAAATCCTCTTGAAACGTATCTGGATTCAGTGAAACACAACATGAACAGAATATTATGAGTCATAATATCTCAGGAAGAGCAGTATGAGATTGATTGGGAATATATAACATAAGAAAGCCATTAAATTAGTTTGAAAACGTAAATATAGGGAACCATGTGTTCCATGTGGGATATGATAACTCCATTGAAAAATTACATGGAAGCACTGGAGTAGATGACCTAAAAGACAATACTTAGTAAGTTTCAAAAGTCAAAAGTAGTCATGCCTGAGAAGGATACCGCTTTCCTGATGAGACATATGCATCAGGAATAATGTTCACAGCTCCATCTGAAGTTGCTTCAAAAACCCCATGAAGCTTACATTGCTCAATATTATATAAGAATAAAGTTGTGCCAGCTTTAACTTTCTCTACAAAATCAGCACAGGAAGGAGAGAGGCCAAAGATTTTCTTGTCAAAGCTCTCCTTCCTGGTCAGATGGTTGCACAGAAAAATTGCACCACCAAAGGCTGAACATTGCTTACTCTGCGCCTTCACCATTCCAAAATTTACTGAATTCCTTGGTAACATGTAGATTGACAATGAAAAGGGTAAGCAAATAAACAATTACAACTAAAAGACAAGATGAAAATAGAACACATGATTCCTTGGCTGCTGCAGGTATTGCATGGAAAGAACCACAATCAAAACATGAAACGACAAGGGGGGTGATACAAAATCAATCAGGTTCCGGAGTTCTTTTATCTTTCTCTTAAGCAAGCGGCACGGCATAGGCACACCATATATTTCATCGATGAAATAATTGAGAGTTCCTGATAAAGTCTCTGTGTACTGCATGCACACAATTTAATTCAAAGCATACAACTCCAGTTGAAGAGAAGACAATTTCCATGTTAACAGCAGCTATGTGCTGCTGTGCATTGAATGAGTATATGTATATGAAGAACTACAAAGCTCAAACAAGACAAAGGAACATGCAAGATTAACGATCGCATAGATCCTCTTTCCATTTCAACCTATAATTTAAAACAGAATAACTGCGTGATAAATCTTAAGAAAACCCATAAATACGCACAAGATTGGGCTTTCCTTTGCAGTTTGGGTCCATAGTCTTACACAAGAGGAGCAACTCAACCTACATTCAAAGGAATCGCAATTCCTAGAAAACTGGTAGCACTCGAAATTGAGCTGCGATTAACAGGAGCGGGCTTTTGTCGTGGGGCACGAGGGTTTAGTTGAACCTCCAACATTTTCGCAAAATAAACTTTACCCCCACCAAGGGTTCTCAGTACTCTGACTGGAATCGGGACCGATCGATCCCGCGCGCGCTGATGAAGCAGAAGAGCCTATCAAACCGCACCAGAACCACGAATGGACGGATGATCAGACCATCTACCCCCACCAGGCAGCAAAAAATTCGGCTACTAACTCATGGACTGAATAAAGCTTCGGGTTTGGCTTCCCGGCGCAGCAAAAACAACCCAAAGCAAAAGAGGAAATTCCCGCAAAAATTCATCCGAGCAAGTTAGGGTTCCTTACCACCAAGTACGAACGGAAGGAATCGATCAATGCCGTGCCCGGATGCGCCCGCCGTTCCCGCGCAAACCCAGTGTAGTAGagggcgcgggaggaggcggacgacGACAACTACCGCGAGCGCAGGGTTGCCCGAGGCGGCCGGCTTACttcggcggcgtggggcggagTCGGCGGCGGAGTTGGAAACTGGGAACTGGGAATTGGTGGGGGCAGAAGCAGAAGAGGACGGTGGCGTGGCCGTTGGGCAGCGAGTGTCTCGAGGTCTAATGCTGGGCCGGGTAtgcctttccttttcctttccctGGTGTCCGGCCCATGAATGATACAGAATGTGTGTGAACAGTTGTTATTTTTTCTCTCAAAAAAGGACAATGTAAAATTTAATGTTAATCAGAGGTATTTTTCTCAAAAAAGTACCTAGTTTGTAAATAAATACGGATTTTCATCATTTCATTTTCTCGTGCAAGGATACAGTGGGATATTTGTTGAAAGAATTTATAATGAAATAACTCTGGCACGTGCATGTCTTGGCTGACATTAGATGTCATGGCTTTAGTGGTTCTATCACCAGTGTTATATCGTTTGTACAGTTGTACTACTGCTCGCTCTGTTCCAATTTATAAGGCGTAATATGATATGACAcga
Above is a genomic segment from Setaria viridis chromosome 4, Setaria_viridis_v4.0, whole genome shotgun sequence containing:
- the LOC117854265 gene encoding uncharacterized protein isoform X2, which produces MVKAQSKQCSAFGGAIFLCNHLTRKESFDKKIFGLSPSCADFVEKVKAGTTLFLYNIEQCKLHGVFEATSDGAVNIIPDAYVSSGKRYPSQIRFKRIWFCKPLMEGEFRDVVQNYSIRNKFSYSLSHQQVAKLLHLFSSRNRLQLCQNPRLKDDLPRKLETSLVKVTDAQSSPNSSSCGSFRSPCQTCSSSTLGDKLIDSVSLVHSGLQSDISDVDKSKSLQSPLHTRADTTTVKIPSNQEAMHDQSTDDYIPLPQEEDNLEGVDDLFGLLKDESHSSESKGSSDSEDHTTFHQVCVRKEDRCYPPVLNSKLHSDSEGRTSVFSRLVKTHKSCIRGKRSKTEAFPPRSAQSFNPLFQRKKQKKAQRGKPFPCQNDRMLDMSSGNRLNRVAASNHSFVGRRSTKCPGGKRSEIQTCLEPFVCEDGNKWDVSNKQPVRYDSCKKSFVPKPCSKSIDSCDNELNMPAVFAGEHDSSEVNVKEDLRTSSMNFKQCANDSYVEGGDQDFYSEDVEAIGRKKRQATASFHQECPSDTALVPKDTNTLDMLAISDENFKEKSIAFLCKDDAHTQLARHYLETKVPPQDEQQQSFQGSFEYVQEITCDSSLMLESSKTMDALGNHSFGDRKTSSEDETQSHVAAGHLENETSLQQKETQSIRSCHRVVNGDKILVLGKFETMDILPKHDEDCENKSLPSDGSDIPVTSCHLEAGMPMPQKQTANIQTCSEVVHDDEELVPEISKVMSPKFDADCGNKGTSLGSDYMEEVCHLVKSSQAIVPSDAATVLEDCGPLSNFPAFHGDSAKKTILLDETLEHLSTGHQDTVMLPLIDHCRSCCGDTSSVLEYSTVDTSTGDGDGEHKNSFDQKDDETLCLATDSKDHTSTANTSTSDGIPSCTPTDDQECSKAVLLKEEQYQNFQGNSNSLDSFAVSCEGCGSKSGVSVDRTSGC
- the LOC117854265 gene encoding uncharacterized protein isoform X1; the encoded protein is MLPRNSVNFGMVKAQSKQCSAFGGAIFLCNHLTRKESFDKKIFGLSPSCADFVEKVKAGTTLFLYNIEQCKLHGVFEATSDGAVNIIPDAYVSSGKRYPSQIRFKRIWFCKPLMEGEFRDVVQNYSIRNKFSYSLSHQQVAKLLHLFSSRNRLQLCQNPRLKDDLPRKLETSLVKVTDAQSSPNSSSCGSFRSPCQTCSSSTLGDKLIDSVSLVHSGLQSDISDVDKSKSLQSPLHTRADTTTVKIPSNQEAMHDQSTDDYIPLPQEEDNLEGVDDLFGLLKDESHSSESKGSSDSEDHTTFHQVCVRKEDRCYPPVLNSKLHSDSEGRTSVFSRLVKTHKSCIRGKRSKTEAFPPRSAQSFNPLFQRKKQKKAQRGKPFPCQNDRMLDMSSGNRLNRVAASNHSFVGRRSTKCPGGKRSEIQTCLEPFVCEDGNKWDVSNKQPVRYDSCKKSFVPKPCSKSIDSCDNELNMPAVFAGEHDSSEVNVKEDLRTSSMNFKQCANDSYVEGGDQDFYSEDVEAIGRKKRQATASFHQECPSDTALVPKDTNTLDMLAISDENFKEKSIAFLCKDDAHTQLARHYLETKVPPQDEQQQSFQGSFEYVQEITCDSSLMLESSKTMDALGNHSFGDRKTSSEDETQSHVAAGHLENETSLQQKETQSIRSCHRVVNGDKILVLGKFETMDILPKHDEDCENKSLPSDGSDIPVTSCHLEAGMPMPQKQTANIQTCSEVVHDDEELVPEISKVMSPKFDADCGNKGTSLGSDYMEEVCHLVKSSQAIVPSDAATVLEDCGPLSNFPAFHGDSAKKTILLDETLEHLSTGHQDTVMLPLIDHCRSCCGDTSSVLEYSTVDTSTGDGDGEHKNSFDQKDDETLCLATDSKDHTSTANTSTSDGIPSCTPTDDQECSKAVLLKEEQYQNFQGNSNSLDSFAVSCEGCGSKSGVSVDRTSGC